The following proteins come from a genomic window of Rhodobium gokarnense:
- a CDS encoding TIGR01244 family sulfur transferase, producing MAKFTALTPQISVSPELSETDIARAAAMGFRTILCNRPDDEPGVAFSSEAARHTAGVFGMAFHHVPVAGYEITEPDAIDAVADVLSGAVGPVLMYCKSGMRSAYLWALGAVGETGLAETLQIMERAGIDASIVEDELIERAAMAPAAADAAAYAAAV from the coding sequence TTCACCGCGCTGACGCCGCAAATCTCCGTTTCCCCGGAGCTGTCGGAGACCGATATCGCCCGGGCGGCGGCCATGGGCTTTCGCACGATCCTCTGCAACCGGCCGGACGACGAGCCGGGCGTTGCCTTTTCGTCCGAGGCCGCGCGGCACACCGCAGGCGTCTTCGGCATGGCGTTCCACCACGTGCCGGTCGCCGGCTATGAGATCACCGAACCCGACGCCATCGACGCCGTTGCCGACGTGCTCTCCGGGGCCGTCGGGCCGGTGCTGATGTACTGCAAGTCGGGAATGCGCTCCGCGTATCTGTGGGCGCTCGGCGCGGTCGGCGAGACCGGCCTCGCCGAGACGCTTCAGATCATGGAGCGGGCCGGGATCGATGCCTCGATCGTCGAAGACGAACTCATCGAGCGCGCCGCGATGGCACCGGCCGCGGCCGACGCGGCCGCCTACGCGGCTGCGGTCTGA